One Helianthus annuus cultivar XRQ/B chromosome 12, HanXRQr2.0-SUNRISE, whole genome shotgun sequence genomic region harbors:
- the LOC110893754 gene encoding probable glycosyltransferase At5g03795: protein METKRPLQRLGKVQILKLLVLIISLVVVIILIIISQLITFPYTLSVPPVTKGIFVNEAPVYNNSNESGPVFRTLSGAGTHKIEVVHVNGSNEEEGCKGYGCNNGSLLSQSEMKQNDSGQSGQTVVVALEPTRLSYMVSVLESTVAARFSKNKALSARDRELKHARMKIENEPVLESIEGLHPSLYHNLSRFLRSYESMEKTLKVYIYKEGKKPIFHDPKLRGIYASEGWFMKLMEKNRNFVVKDPRKAHLFYLPFSSLKLRNTSQERTPTSRKDLEQRLKHYASLIAGKYPFWNRTNGADHFLVACHDWAMELTKDHMGNCIRSLCNSNLGRGFKIGKDTTLPATYIRSAENPVQDLGGNPVSERPILAFFAGGMHGNLRPILLQTWQDNKEPDIIILGPMARDIESKAKYRMYMKSSKYCICARGHEVYSPRIVESIYYECVPVIISDNYVPPFFEVLNWEAFSVFVLEKEVVNLGRILRAIPEKKYIEMQKRVKMVQQHFIWHKMPVKFDLFHMILHSVWNTRVVFM from the exons ATGGAAACCAAAAGACCATTGCAAAGATTAGGTAAAGTTCAAATCTTGAAGCTTTTGGTGTTAATCATAAGCCTTGTGGTAGTTATTATTCTCATAATAATATCTCAGTTGATCACTTTTCCTTACACTTTGAGTGTACCACCTGTCACCAAGGGTATTTTCGTCAACGAAGCGCCTGTTTATAACAACAGTAACGAGTCCGGTCCGGTTTTCAGAACACTGTCTGGTGCTGGTACACACAAGATAGAAGTGGTACATGTAAACGGGTCGAACGAAGAAGAAGGGTGCAAAGGGTATGGTTGTAATAATGGATCTTTGCTCTCACAAAGTGAAATGAAGCAAAATGATTCGGGTCAAAGTGGTCAAACTGTTGTGGTTGCTTTAGAACCAACGCGGCTTTCTTACATGGTTTCGGTTCTTGAATCCACGGTTGCTGCTCGTTTCAGT AAAAATAAGGCGTTATCTGCTCGTGACCGGGAACTTAAACATGCACGGATGAAGATCGAGAATGAGCCCGTGTTAGAGAGCATTGAAGGACTTCATCCTTCTCTTTATCACAATCTTTCTCGGTTTTTAAG GAGTTACGAATCGATGGAAAAAACGTTAAAAGTGTACATATACAAGGAAGGGAAAAAGCCGATTTTTCATGATCCGAAACTAAGGGGTATCTATGCTTCCGAAGGATGGTTCATGAAACTGATGGAGAAAAATCGAAACTTTGTCGTAAAGGATCCCAGAAAGGCGCACTTGTTTTATCTACCGTTTAGTTCACTTAAACTAAGAAACACGTCCCAGGAGCGAACTCCTACGTCCCGCAAAGATTTAGAACAACGTTTAAAGCATTACGCAAGTTTAATCGCTGGAAAATATCCTTTTTGGAACAGAACTAACGGAGCTGATCATTTTCTTGTTGCTTGTCACGATTGG GCGATGGAGTTAACGAAAGATCATATGGGAAATTGCATTCGATCTCTTTGCAACTCGAATCTTGGTAGGGGGTTCAAAATTGGCAAAGACACGACTCTTCCCGCTACATATATCCGTAGTGCGGAAAACCCGGTTCAAGATCTCGGTGGAAACCCGGTTTCAGAAAGACCGATACTTGCATTTTTTGCAGGCGGGATGCACGGAAACTTAAGACCGATTTTACTTCAAACTTGGCAAGATAATAAAGAGCCTGATATTATAATACTCGGGCCAATGGCCCGTGATATTGAAAGTAAAGCTAAATACCGTATGTACATGAAGAGTAGTAAATACTGTATTTGTGCACGCGGGCATGAAGTGTACAGCCCGAGAATTGTGGAATCGATATACTACGAATGTGTCCCCGTGATCATATCTGATAATTATGTCCCGCCTTTTTTCGAGGTTTTGAATTGGGAGGCGTTTTCGGTGTTTGTTTTGGAGAAAGAAGTGGTGAATCTGGGTCGTATTCTTAGAGCGATACCGGAGAAGAAGTATATAGAAATGCAGAAGAGAGTGAAGATGGTGCAGCAGCATTTTATTTGGCATAAGATGCCTGTAAAATTTGATTTGTTTCATATGATTCTTCACTCAGTTTGGAACACTAGAGTTGTTTTTATGTAA
- the LOC110893755 gene encoding ruvB-like 2 → MVELKVSESRDLTRIERIGAHSHIRGLGLDSALEPRASSEGMVGQTTARKAAGVIVQMVKEGKIAGRAVLLAGQPGTGKTAIAMGMAKSIGLETPFAMLAGSELFSLEMSKTEALMQAFRKAIGVRIKEETEVIEGEVVEIQIDRPAVTGAASKTGKLTLKTTEMETVYDLGAKMIEALGKDKVQSGDVIAIDKASGKITKLGRSFSRSRDYDAMGPQTKFVQCPDGELQKRKEVVHCVTLHEIDVINSRTQGFLALFTGDTGEIRAEVREQIDTKVAEWREEGKAEIVPGVLFIDEVHMLDIECFSFLNRALENDMAPILVVATNRGITTIRGTNYKSPHGIPIDFLDRLLIISTQPYTEEDIRKILDIRCQEEDVDVSEDAKVLLTKIGVDTSLRYAINLITSAALACQKRKGKVVEMEDVSRAYELFWDVKRSTQYLIEYQRDYMFSEGTMGEEDEMVS, encoded by the exons ATGGTGGAACTCAAAGTCTCCGAGAGCCGAGACCTAACCCGAATCGAGCGAATAGGCGCTCATTCTCACATCCGTGGGCTGGGCCTTGACTCAGCCTTAGAACCCCGTGCCAGTTCTGAAGGTATGGTTGGTCAGACCACAGCCCGTAAAGCAGCTGGCGTTATTGTTCAGATGGTGAAGGAAGGTAAAATCGCAGGTCGAGCCGTTCTTCTCGCCGGACAGCCCGGAACAGGCAAGACCGCCATTGCCATGGGCATGGCTAAGTCAATCGGACTCGAAACTCCGTTCGCCATGCTTGCAGGCAGCGAGCTTTTTTCGCTGGAGATGTCTAAAACAGAAGCACTTATGCAAGCTTTTAG GAAGGCTATTGGTGTAAGGATCAAAGAGGAGACCGAAGTGATCGAAGGGGAAGTTGTTGAAATCCAGATCGACCGTCCAGCGGTGACCGGAGCGGCATCGAAAACCGGGAAGTTGACTTTGAAGACGACGGAGATGGAGACGGTGTATGATCTTGGGGCGAAGATGATCGAAGCATTGGGGAAGGATAAGGTTCAGAGTGGCGATGTGATTGCAATCGATAAGGCTTCGGGGAAGATAACGAAACTCGGGAGGTCGTTTTCGCGGTCTAGAGATTATGATGCAATGGGGCCGCAAACGAAGTTCGTACAGTGTCCGGATGGCGAGCTGCAGAAGCGGAAAGAAGTGGTGCATTGCGTTACACTTCATGAAATCGATGTTATCAATAGCAGAACACAGGGGTTTCTTGCGCTTTTCACGGGCGACACCGGTGAAATACGAGCGGAGGTCCGAGAACAAATCGACACAAAGGTTGCGGAGTGGCGAGAGGAAGGAAAAGCCGAGATCGTGCCAGGTGTCCTCTTCATCGACGAAGTCCACATGCTCGACATCGAGTGTTTCTCATTCCTAAACCGTGCCTTAGAAAACGACATGGCACCGATACTCGTCGTCGCCACCAACCGAGGAATCACAACCATTCGCGGCACAAACTACAAATCGCCACACGGGATACCAATCGATTTCCTGGACCGACTCCTCATCATCTCCACACAACCCTACACCGAAGAAGACATTCGCAAGATTCTAGATATACGGTGTCAAGAGGAAGATGTGGATGTATCAGAAGATGCAAAGGTCTTGTTGACGAAAATCGGGGTGGACACATCGTTAAGATATGCGATAAACTTGATTACGTCAGCCGCGTTGGCTTGTCAAAAGAGGAAAGGGAAGGTTGTTGAGATGGAAGACGTTAGTCGCGCTTACGAGCTGTTTTGGGATGTGAAGAGATCGACGCAGTACTTGATCGAGTATCAACGCGACTACATGTTCAGTGAAGGAACAATGGGGGAGGAAGATGAGATGGTTTCATAA
- the LOC110893753 gene encoding polyprotein of EF-Ts, chloroplastic, which produces MTRAIPSSTSSISLIPGCTFNTIKTKSGSIKCCVLPLSTSLRLFTHIGAFGSHHKPRFGVALATGVDVDVPVEQQADQLDSTVSGQDSGQTSKPTSTVDKSKQRSRPVRKSEMPPVKDEELVPGATFTGKVRSIQPFGAFVDFGAFTDGLVHVSQLSDGYVKDVSSVVSVGQEVKVKLVEANIETGRITLTMRENESSKNTGQKSNPRRDRDEGRKSTKFVKGQELEGTVKNLTRSGAFINLSEGEEGFLPASEEADEGFGSLMGGGSSLEIGQEVKVRVLRIARGQVTLTMKKDDDNKDLDSKLQGKVFTATNPFLIAFRENKDLASFLDDREKVEGEDVKSSDEDVIKPVSDENGSIISEEQVEIPQVA; this is translated from the exons ATGACACGCGCTATCCCATCGTCAACAAGCAGTATCTCTCTTATCCCCGGGTGCACTTTTAATACAATAAAAACCAAAAGTGGTTCGATAAAATGTTGTGTATTACCTCTATCAACGTCCCTTAGATTATTTACGCATATCGGGGCATTCGGGTCCCACCATAAGCCAAGATTCGGAGTAGCATTAGCCACTGGGGTGGATGTGGATGTACCCGTAGAACAACAAGCTGACCAATTGGATTCTACTGTTTCGGGTCAAGATTCTGGTCAAACATCAAAACCAACATCAACCGTCGATAAATCTAAACAAAGATCACGGCCCGTTAGAAAGAGTGAAATGCCACCCGTGAAAGACGAAGAATTGGTTCCGGGCGCAACTTTCACGGGTAAAGTAAGATCCATCCAACCGTTTGGAGCTTTCGTTGACTTCGGTGCTTTTACAGACGGGCTGGTTCATGTCTCACAGTTAAGTGACGGTTACGTTAAAGATGTTTCAAGTGTCGTTTCGGTGGGCCAAGAAGTGAAGGTGAAGTTAGTGGAGGCAAATATCGAAACGGGCCGTATCACGTTGACCATGCGGGAAAACGAGTCCAGTAAAAACACGGGTCAGAAGTCAAACCCGAGGCGGGACCGAGATGAGGGGAGAAAAAGTACTAAATTTGTTAAGGGTCAAGAACTTGAAGGGACCGTAAAAAATCTTACACGTTCGGGTGCTTTTATAAACCTATCGGAAGGCGAGGAAGGGTTTTTACCGGCTTCTGAAGAAGCCGATGAAGGGTTTGGGAGTCTAATGGGTGGCGGTTCATCGCTTGAAATCGGTCAAGAAGTCAAAGTTCGGGTTTTGAGAATTGCTAGAGGTCAAGTAACTTTAACCATGAAGAAAGATGATGATAATAAAGATTTAGACTCAAAGCTTCAAGGAAAAGTTTTTACTGCTACGAACCCGTTTCTTATAGCGTTCCGTGAAAATAAAGATCTCGCTTCGTTTTTAGATGATCGGGAGAAAGTTGAAGGGGAGGATGTGAAGTCTTCAG ATGAAGATGTAATCAAACCTGTTTCTGATGAAAATGGTAGCATTATCAGTGAAGAACAAGTAGAGATACCGCAGGTGGCATAA